A single Phycisphaerae bacterium DNA region contains:
- a CDS encoding chemotaxis protein CheX has product MDARYINPFVASAKSVFKTMLATDLVIGKPFVIPSSKEPDADVSALIGLSGDAVGCVVLTFPMETAVMVAGRFAGVALDSMHPDFCDALGELANMVAGHAKAQMVDLDVSISLPSVVVGAHHIVSQSKQSPRLALPCCSDLGRFHVEVAMEVESKARSSRSPMAAGAGA; this is encoded by the coding sequence ATGGATGCCCGCTACATCAACCCTTTCGTGGCCTCGGCCAAGAGCGTCTTCAAGACGATGCTGGCGACGGATCTGGTGATCGGCAAGCCGTTTGTCATTCCCTCCTCGAAGGAGCCTGACGCCGACGTATCCGCGCTGATTGGCTTGTCCGGTGATGCGGTGGGTTGTGTGGTGCTGACTTTCCCGATGGAGACGGCGGTGATGGTTGCCGGCCGGTTTGCGGGGGTCGCGCTGGATTCGATGCACCCGGATTTCTGTGATGCTCTGGGCGAATTGGCCAACATGGTGGCCGGGCACGCGAAGGCTCAGATGGTGGATCTGGATGTGAGCATCTCGTTGCCGAGTGTGGTGGTGGGCGCCCACCACATCGTGTCGCAGTCCAAGCAGAGTCCGCGTCTGGCCCTGCCGTGTTGCTCCGATCTGGGTCGATTCCACGTCGAGGTGGCGATGGAAGTGGAGAGCAAGGCTCGCTCATCGCGGTCGCCGATGGCGGCCGGTGCGGGGGCATAG